The Lewinellaceae bacterium genome has a window encoding:
- a CDS encoding GH3 auxin-responsive promoter family protein, translated as MGIKAAFVKPLARRIVRQTAEMAAEAPQRQQDILQQLISKGRQTQFGKDHGLDKVKTYQDYCQAVPIADYEALKGYIEDVKAGKQDALWPGKPLYLAKTSGTTSGTKYIPITRDSLPNHFNTARNALFNYAHYADDFSFFDGQMIFFSGSPRLDTHNGIAIGRLSGIVNHQVPNWLQKNKLPSYEINCILDWETKLTAIVHESVHKDLRLIGGIPPWVQMYYERLLEITGKSSVAEVFPHYRVYVHGGVNYAPYQAKLQELVGHPIHEVETYPASEGFIAFQYRPDEKALLLNADSGIFFEFIPVEEFHQDQPRRLHLGQVETGVQYAVIINSNAGLWGYSIGDTIEFTSTNPYLLRVTGRIKHFISAFGEHVIAKEVDQAILDTIESHAAQVTEFTVAPQISPPEGGAPYHEWFIEYASPPADPVAFTRALDESMQKQNIYYKDLRQGNILRELVIRPMQPNAFRNYMKSIGKLGEQNKVPRLTNDRKMADALAVYRIDQ; from the coding sequence TGTCAAACCCCTGGCCCGGCGTATCGTCCGCCAGACTGCTGAAATGGCAGCAGAAGCGCCCCAGCGTCAACAGGACATCCTGCAACAATTGATCAGCAAGGGACGTCAGACGCAGTTTGGCAAGGACCACGGACTCGATAAAGTAAAAACCTATCAGGATTATTGCCAGGCCGTACCCATCGCAGATTACGAGGCGCTGAAAGGCTATATCGAAGATGTGAAAGCAGGGAAACAGGATGCACTCTGGCCAGGCAAACCCCTCTATCTGGCTAAAACTTCCGGCACTACATCCGGGACCAAATACATACCCATCACCCGGGACAGCCTGCCCAACCACTTTAATACCGCACGCAATGCCTTGTTTAATTATGCGCATTACGCGGATGACTTTTCTTTTTTTGATGGCCAAATGATCTTTTTTTCCGGCTCACCCCGCCTGGATACCCATAATGGTATTGCCATCGGCAGACTTTCCGGCATCGTCAACCATCAGGTGCCCAACTGGCTGCAGAAAAACAAACTGCCTTCGTATGAGATCAACTGCATTTTAGACTGGGAGACAAAATTGACCGCCATTGTCCATGAATCGGTGCACAAAGATCTGAGGCTTATCGGAGGCATTCCGCCCTGGGTACAGATGTATTACGAACGATTGCTGGAAATTACCGGAAAATCGTCCGTTGCAGAAGTATTCCCCCATTACCGGGTCTACGTACACGGGGGCGTTAATTACGCTCCGTATCAGGCAAAATTGCAGGAACTTGTGGGTCATCCGATCCATGAAGTGGAGACCTATCCTGCCTCGGAAGGATTCATTGCTTTTCAATACCGGCCGGATGAAAAGGCATTATTGCTCAACGCCGATTCGGGGATATTTTTTGAATTCATACCGGTGGAGGAATTTCATCAGGACCAACCCCGCCGGCTCCACCTGGGTCAGGTCGAAACCGGTGTGCAATATGCCGTGATCATCAACTCCAATGCCGGACTCTGGGGTTACAGCATCGGTGACACCATCGAATTTACCTCCACAAATCCCTATCTGCTGCGCGTCACCGGACGCATCAAACATTTCATCTCGGCCTTTGGAGAACATGTGATAGCCAAAGAAGTGGATCAGGCCATCCTCGACACCATCGAAAGCCATGCTGCCCAGGTGACTGAATTTACGGTGGCACCTCAGATCAGTCCCCCGGAAGGCGGTGCACCCTATCACGAGTGGTTCATAGAATATGCCTCCCCACCTGCCGACCCGGTTGCTTTCACCCGGGCTTTGGATGAATCCATGCAGAAGCAAAACATTTATTATAAGGACCTCCGGCAAGGAAACATTCTGCGTGAATTGGTCATCAGACCTATGCAGCCTAACGCCTTTCGCAACTACATGAAGTCCATCGGTAAGTTGGGTGAACAGAATAAGGTACCCCGGCTGACCAATGACCGGAAAATGGCTGATGCTTTGGCCGTCTACCGGATCGATCAATAA